The Maniola jurtina chromosome 20, ilManJurt1.1, whole genome shotgun sequence genome includes the window GATGAGAAGAAAGTGAGAGCACCATTGGAAGCTACATTTGAAAAAGAAGGTCGACCATATTTTAGTACCGCTCGGTTATGGGACGATGGCATAGTGGCTCCAAGAGACACAAGAAAAATAATAGGACTTAGTTTATCGACTGCTTTGAATGCCCCATTCAGAGACAGTAAATTCGGTGTATTCAGAATGTGAGCTATACGTATGATAATTAAGTGAGTGTGTGATAATTATTGTGGGACAACGATAAAACATTTTAACGTGATAATAATGACAGACTTTAGTAAcatgtaatttaatttgtgtttGATTGCGCTATCAGttattatatttagttattACACAATCTTGTGTTTGATTTATGATTCTatttaagaaatatttaaatttttatattactgAGAGATTCATTTATTACATGTTTCGAAAGTAACAGGATGCAACAGAAAACTTTCATCTACTAGGTAACTAATTATTTACTAAACACTGTTTGTATGTTTAGTTTCTGAATTTTCTTTTAGGatatttttcatatattttcaaTCTACATAGGTATGGGTAcagtttttttcaattaaattcaataCATTAAATTGATCATTCTTcctcattaacccccgacccaaaaagaggggtgttataagtttgacatgtgtatctgtgtgtggcatcgtagctcctaaactaatgaaccgattttaatttttttttgtttgtaaggtggctcgatcgagagtgttcttagctataatccaagaaaatcggttcagtcgtttgaaagtgatcagctcttttcttgttactgtaaccttcacttatcgggggtgttatgttTGTCAAACTTACTTAACACTTCTTGCATGATAGGTTTTCAAATTTATCTTGTATGATTTgactttatttaaatagtttagCTACAGTTTTTCTGGTAGATTGATCTTCTTTGTCTGTCAACAAAGAACAGCAAAATCAAAATGGTAATTGTCATCTAATTGTTGCAATTATTAAGTAACCTTAGTCATATCGTAACACAATGCCCTACTAATAAGGACATTCATCTCATTAATCAATTTAGATCAATCAGCGTCGAAAGCGTCGATGCAAATGAATAGAGACTTAAAAGTGAAAACAATAGAGTTCATAACACATTTTTGATCGGAGTTGAACGTTTAAAAAGAATAgcagttgattttttttttttttaatctttatttttttgggacttttgtccgacacggacacgccagccccatcgtaacctaaaatacaattacaattatattctaaataacATAGTGGAATGCAACAGATACAAGTGGAGAGATATTACTGCCTATGCAGAAATACATGTGCACACAGAATAGATGTGCATGTTTTGAGCTTTTTGATGGCATTCTTTATTGACACATAAAAAGACGTGatacttagtacctattatTCGCAAATTAAGTAGGCCGCGTGTTTATATATGCGTTTTCGGTCTATAAAACCGAAAAGCGTGCCATTGCCATTTACTTCAATGCATAATAATATTCGCGCAACGCGACTTGAATGACGATTGATGCCGATTTACGATAAgtatgtaataagtaggtacttatgtaaataTTACATCAAGTTACTTACAATTCACATTATCGTTCCATTATTCAAGTTTTTATCAACTAAGGTCAAACCAAAGACTTACAAGACCAACAGTGACAGAttaacggtgttacaaaaaacgaaacgtaaatgtgtgcgtgaaatagagttgtcctgactttagcatttgtattatcgatagtcttactggcgaaatcatagaagtgaagtaaaaagcatcttataatcttaaaaaatcaaatacatttcaaatacacaaatagtaacaaagctaaagctaggtaacagattattatttattaatgaaatgactttaatattttatataaataatttattaatgaattctgagatacttatagttattttaaccccttataacattttttattgatatttcgatagaaaactattaaaagacgttttaaaaaaatctttttttgagaaatagagcaatttttgggattttcatataaattaccggaatttgttggttttccacctttatttttttaaagggtgcaagtaaatttaatttgataaattacaataacactctgatataatgtttaagtgacaagttaataaaaataaatagtatatatggcgctcaattcatagctaatgacctccccgataagcacttaaatacagtaatgtacgggttacccttaaccctgtatatgaaatctaagtcacgctaaataaaataaaaattagtgaaaatatttatttcgttcttttcttttattggaaagtacctagtgttttatattgtattttacatacatcacatgaaacctatcacatcaaacctaccggtagacacgattatcgactatcgatacttgtgacgtcattactttgtcaatccctatcgtaaacaaacgtttttaaattttacacaaaatatccaaaaattcttcatttagcaatgtaatttgatgataagtcttaagggaaacctatcatctaagcttccaatagctattttgcctaattttcaaacaacaaatgatgaaataatgattataaacaattagtataaataatcagtaattacctgtgaaacgtgtatttacgcggattataacgtcttgtaacgtcacattcgctcactgaacaagacaccatggtggcaggacatagattttacgttttaatcgtaaaattatttagtaaatgcaaaaaatcacctcgacttggaacaggccgaactcataaggaccgatactcacgtaaacaatgacttatcggcatcttgtttcgctatctcgctttcgctcgcggcagtgtgtcttatctaactactctcgctccctcactttgtcagtctttgagcgaagcgaaaattgtatgtctggGTCAAACTATACGACGAAATTTGTTTTCGTATTTAATCGCTTTGATAACGGTATACGTTATCGTCAGTAGTCCACAGCAAACTCGTCGGTCGGTCGTGTATAAATGTGTAATTTATAAAGTGAAAATGTTAAATCTAGTAAGAGGAATACGACGATTGAATGCCCAATGCCGGCGGTACAGCTATGCCACAGTGATAGGAAGCGAGCCGAACAAAAGTGACCCATACTACCAAGAAAATAAAGCTAAAATGGACGAACTGGTAGAGGAGCTTCGGCAGAAAACAAATGACGCTATCAAAGGCGGACCCGAAGAGGCGGTAAAGAGGCACACGGCGAGAGGAAAATTGCTCGTGAGAGACAGGATTAACCGGTTAGTGGACGAAGGAAGCGACGTTTTAGAATTGAGCACGTTGGCCGCCACCGACATGTACAAAGGTCAGGTTCCGTGCGCCGGCATAGTTACAGCTATCGGCAAAGTTCAAGGTCGGGACTGCATGATCGTTGCTAACGACGCTACCGTTAAAGGAGGGACCTATTTTCCTATGACGGTGAAGAAGCATTTGCGCGCGCAGGCAATCGCACAGGAGTGTCGGCTTCCGTGCATTTACCTCGTCGACTCCGGAGGTGCTCATTTGCCAGTTCAAGCGGACGTTTTCCCCGACAGGGAGCATGGTGGACGAGTTTTTTATAACCAAGCGAACATGTCCGCAGAAGGCATCCCGCAAATATCTGTAGTGATGGGATCGTGCACCGCCGGAGGTGCTTATATTCCCAGTATGTCGGACGAAAGTATAATTATTAAGAACCAGGGTAGAATTTTTCTAGCCAGCCCACCACTAGTGAAAGCGGCCACAGGAGAGTCCGTATCGGCTGAGGATTTAGGAGGTGCTGATCTACATTGCAGACAATCTGGAGTAACGGATCACTACGCTCAAGACGACGAACACGCCTTACATTTAGCTAGAAATGTAGTCGCTAACCTGAACTGGAACAATGATAAAAGCGCCCGAAATAATCCACTAAAAGTTGACGAGCCGTTACATGACATCGAAGAGTTGCATGGCATCGTCGGCGCAAACATTCAAAGACCTTTCGATATCCGAGAAGTAATTGCCAGAATAGTAGACGGGAGTAGGTTTCACGAATTCAAACAGCTTTACGGAGACACATTAGTGTGTGGATTTGCATCGATATATGGTCAGCCTGTGGGCGTTATAGGCAATAATGGTGTTTTGCAATCAGAAGCCGCTTTAAAAGGTTCGCACTTCATACAACTCTGTGCTGCTCGTAAAATACCGCTTCTGTTTCTTCAAAATATCACCGGTTTTATGGTTGGCAGAGAAGCCGAGGCAGGTGGAATTGCTAAGAATGGCGCAAAAATGGTAACAGCTGTGAGCTGTTTTAAAGGACCTAAAGTAACTATTTTAATAGGTGGCAGCTTCGGAGCTGGCAACTATGGAATGTGTGGAAGGGCTTACTCCCCAAGTTTCCTTTATATGTGGCCTAATGCTAGGATCTCTGTGATGGGTGGGCCTCAAGCTGCTACCGTTTTATCATTAGTCGCAAAAGAGAAGGCTTTAAGGGATAAGAAGACTTGGACTGACGAAGATGAGAAGAAAGTGAGAGCACCATTGGAAGCTACATTTGAAAAAGAAGGTCGACCATATTTTAGTACCGCTCGGTTATGGGACGATGGCATAGTGGCTCCAAGAGACACAAGAAAAATAATAGGACTTAGTTTATCGACTGCTTTGAATGCCCCATTCAGAGACAGTAAATTCGGTGTATTCAGAATGTGAGCTATACGTATGATAATTAAGTGAGTGTGTGATAATTATTGTGGGACAACGATAAAACATTTTAACGTGATAATAATGACAGACTTTAGTAAcatgtaatttaatttgtgtttGATTGCGCTATCAGttattatatttagttattACACAATCTTGTGTTTGATTTATGATTCTatttaagaaatatttaaatttttatattactgAGAGATTCATTTATTACATGTTTCGAAAGTAACAGGATGCAACAGAAAACTTTCATCTACTAGGTAACTAATTATTTACTAAACACTGTTTGTATGTTTAGTTTCTGAATTTtcttttaggatttttttttatatattttcaaccTACATAGGTATgggtacagttttttttttcaattaaattcaataCATTAAATTGATCATTCTTCCCCAttaacccccgtcccaaaaagaggggtgttataagtttgacatgtgtatctgtgtatctgtctgtggcatcgtagctcctaaactaatgaaccgattttaattttttttttgtttgaaaggtagcttgatcgagagtgttcttagctataatccaagaaaatcagttcagccgtttgaaagtgatcagctcttttctagttactgtaaacttcacttatcgggggtgttatgttTGTCAAACTTACTTAATACTTCTTGCATGATAGTTTTTCATAATTATCTtgtatgttttaagtttatttaaatagtttagCTACAGTTTTTCTGGTAGATTGATCTTCTTTGTCTGTCAACAAAGAACAGCAAAATCAAAATGGTAATTGTCATCTAATTGTTGCAATTATTAAGTAACCTTAGTCATATCGTAACACAATGCCGTACTAATAAGGACATTCATCTCATTAATCAATTTAGATCAATCAGCGTCGAAAGCGTCGATGCAAATGAATAGAGACTTAAAAGTGAAAACAATAGAGTTCATAACACATTTTTGGTTGGAGTTGAACGTTTAAAAAGAATAGCAGTTGATTATAACAGTGAGAACAATGGCGCGATAAAAACAATATCCGTTTTGATTAATATGCAGATCGCGCGACCTGGGAGTACGTACGACGGGTTCACGTTATTACCACCTTTACAGCTATGTAGGAGCAAGTGTCAGCTCTTATTGCGGCTATAATCACTGCTATTATAAAACTTATATAAGTAACtacttatataggtacttataggtaggtatacttaggcACTTTAGACTCTAAATCAAACTTACTACAATATGGAGATTGGAGAGACATTTGTTCcatttatagatagatagaacactttattgcacacatgtaaaggaacacaacacagaaagaagaaaacagaaaaaacaattgtgtgcaaaggcggccttattgcttggagcaatctctaccaggcaacctttatttatacattttgtcAACTAGTTCGCTGCAGAAAGAATTGATTTTCATCTAGTACATCAGTTAAGGACCCATACTAATCAATAAGTAACTACTGGAATTCAAAAAGAACCCGTGATGGGTTTGAACTAGTCGGGCCTGCATAGACTAAATACGTGAGCATAGCCGGTACATCCTAtagtgtttggtaattagtatataatgaggacacgtacccatgctactttgatctgataaatacaatgatgaagtaaaatgatgaaataaaattataaaaatttccatacaaaattttaatttttttttatgtccaagttttcatgaccctaacgtgccctaactcactgtgATCGTctgcctcggcctatctaaagatggccaacgatctcagtgagttagggcacgttaggctcatgaaaactttgacatgattttcatttaaattttatatggatttttttttaactttatttcgtcattatacttcagcattgtatttatcagatcaaagtagcatgggtacttgtcgtctttatatactaattaccaaacaccctgtatacttaataatgaattaatttaaatttaacttgacgaataaattgaattgaattgtggCCAATCTGACCATTTACCGGTGATGGTGTGAATGGTAATGGTAGCTGGTATAATGTCATATCTTCACACATGGTCAACTTACGTCACTCAGCATCAGTAAACTAATATCTCATACAAAACACATCATACATCATGTACATTTTACGCTTTCCACTCTTGGGCCGCACGCGCAGTTTTTGCCTCAAGCATTCTTCATAAGAAATCTCCAGTGTTCTTTGCTAATAACACAGTTAATTGCCGATTTGTATGCCGAATGAACAACTATGGCGATCTGTTTTTGTTTGCCGTTGTCGGTGCTGTAATCTTCTAGAATCATACTCCCGTTAATGCTAATTGATTGAATGTACGTATTCACTTTACTTTTGGCATTACTTTAGCCTTCAGTTAGTCAATAAAGTCTTGTCAAGTCATCAAAGTCTTGTGTAAAGTCAATGTAtgtctttctttacttaatattttagtcttgacttttatttgtatttaatttaatttaatttaaggtaatattcaaacaccagttatgtataaggctcatcagacattatttcaacatattgtacctactatttattgaataaaccattgaatttgaatttgaatactcagtagtaggtatgtatgtactcCAGACAATCGTTTCATTTCAGAAAGATAATAagtatttctttttctttttatcagATTGCTATTTGCTAATAGCTACTCAATTTGAatactttatacctacttataggtaaGAAGGTACTTGATTTATGTTACCACAACAAATGAACAtgattgttttaataaatacctaattattttgcATTTAATATTCTAATTGCCGACTAATGGTTGGCAATTGATCTATGCAACTACTTCTGCAATTTATTGATAAGTCATTATGGGACTTGGCAATGGTAGTTATTACTTATAACGATAGGATATGTAGTagctatacttacttacctaagaataattttatttgtaatatggAAATTTTTGAATCGTTAGTGTTTTGCAGGATTTGGTGGTGTTGCGTATTGCTTGTTTTTCCTGCATGACTGCAATATGCAAACTGCACTTTGCACTGTAAAATATATCTGGTTCTAGCGGATAATAGCGGAAATATTTCTAGCTAAGTCTAGTCTAAGATCATTTTTAGCTAATAGTACCACAGCACCAATATAATACAGTAAGACACGCTGGCCCTTTCCCATATACATGGAACCAACAACAGAGCTGGTGCGGCTTGTGAAGCGGCTGAAAATGCCAAAAAATGCAAATACAGGGGTCTAAGCTCCGAATATGATTTTTGTCCCATTCGGTGTCGAGACCCTTGGTCCGTGGGGTCCTAGCGCTATAAGGCTTTTTAAGGAAATAGCAAAAAAGTTAatcgacatcacaggagaccgaagagctggaAGCTACCTCGGATAAAGAATTAGTTTAGCtattcaaagggggaacgctgccagaACT containing:
- the LOC123875650 gene encoding probable methylcrotonoyl-CoA carboxylase beta chain, mitochondrial translates to MLNLVRGIRRLNAQCRRYSYATVIGSEPNKSDPYYQENKAKMDELVEELRQKTNDAIKGGPEEAVKRHTARGKLLVRDRINRLVDEGSDVLELSTLAATDMYKGQVPCAGIVTAIGKVQGRDCMIVANDATVKGGTYFPMTVKKHLRAQAIAQECRLPCIYLVDSGGAHLPVQADVFPDREHGGRVFYNQANMSAEGIPQISVVMGSCTAGGAYIPSMSDESIIIKNQGRIFLASPPLVKAATGESVSAEDLGGADLHCRQSGVTDHYAQDDEHALHLARNVVANLNWNNDKSARNNPLKVDEPLHDIEELHGIVGANIQRPFDIREVIARIVDGSRFHEFKQLYGDTLVCGFASIYGQPVGVIGNNGVLQSEAALKGSHFIQLCAARKIPLLFLQNITGFMVGREAEAGGIAKNGAKMVTAVSCFKGPKVTILIGGSFGAGNYGMCGRAYSPSFLYMWPNARISVMGGPQAATVLSLVAKEKALRDKKTWTDEDEKKVRAPLEATFEKEGRPYFSTARLWDDGIVAPRDTRKIIGLSLSTALNAPFRDSKFGVFRM